The genomic segment CCCGACGCAAACTTTTTTCAACTCGCTCCATGATTTCTTTTTTATTTTTCATGCCGTGTCGTTTAAGCCCGAATGCAACATTTTCAAAGATAGATTTCGTGAATGGGTTTGGCTTTTGGAAAACCATGCCAATTTCTTTACGGACATTATATAGATCGACTTCTTTACGGTTGATATTAATGCCGTCATAGAGAATCTGCCCTTCCATCCGGCAACCATCAATTTCGTCATTCATCCGGTTTAGTGCACGCAAGTATGTCGATTTCCCGCAACCAGACGGACCAATTAAGGCGGTCACTTTATTTTCCGGAAAAGTTAAATCAACACCTTTAATTGCGTGATTATCGCCATAATATACATGCAAATCCTCTGTCGCCATTGCAGCAGGAAGTGAATGAGGATCTGGTGTTGTTTGTAAAATAGAATTTATTTCAGGTTTTTTTGTTAACATCATTATAAAACTCCTTTTCCTGGCTTTTTTACGAAGAGGTCATCCGTTTGTATACAACTTTCCCCAGCAAACGAGCTAGGATATTGAACAGTAATACAGAGATAATCAGTACAGCAGATGCACCATCAGAAACTGCTTGAGCATCTGGCATAATTCCTTCACCGTTAATTTTCCAAATGTGAACAGCTAATGTTTCTGCGGGTCGGAAAATATTTAGTGGAGAAACTGGGCTAACTGGGTTCCAATCAGTAAAATCAAGAACCGGTGTGCTTTGTCCTGCTGTAAAAATTAATGCTGCTGCTTCACCAAATACACGACCAGCTGCCAAAATAACGCCTGTAATAATCGCTGGTAATGCTGCTGGGACAAGTACTCGAGTGATTGTTTCCCATCTAGATAAACCAAGTGCAAGTCCAGCTTCTCGTTGCGTGTTTGGAATAGCAGTTAGCGCCTCTTCCACAACACGAATGAGCAGTGGTAAATTAAAAATCGTTAGTGTAAGCGCCCCGGAAATAACCGAGAAACTCCACCCCATTTGAATAACAAAAACAAGGAAACCGAATAGCCCAACAACAATGGATGGAAGTGAGGAAAGAACTTCAATCGTTGTCCGAATTAAATCTGTAATCCAATTTTTACGCGCATATTCTGCCATGTAAATCCCAGCCCCAAGTGAGATAGGTACAGAAATAAGCATGGTAATCAAGAGCATATAAAAGGAATTCCAGATTTCAGGGCCAATTCCGCCGCCAGCTTGGAACGACTGTGGTGGGGTCGTCAAAAACTTCCAACTTAACTGCGGAACACCTTTTACTAAAATATAGCCTAATAAACTTGCTAAAATAACAACGATTAAGACAGCAATAGCATAGAAAACACCTGTCGCGATTTTATCTTTTGTTTTTACATTCATTTGACTTTCCTCCTACGTCCGATGAAGCGAATCACAATGATGAAGAATAGTGACATCGCAAGTAGCACCATTGCAAGTGACCAAAGGATATTATTATCCAGTGTCCCCATAACCGTATTCCCCATGCCCATCGTTAAGATACTTGTGAGGGTGGAAGCTGGTTCAAATAATGATGTCGGTATAACAGCAGAGTTCCCGATAACCATCTGTACAGCAAGAGCTTCCCCGAAAGCACGTGCCATCCCAAAAACGATAGCAGTTAAAATTCCTGACCGTGAACTACGAAGCACTACTTTCCAAATCGTTTGAAAACGGGTCGCTCCGAGTGCTAAAGAAGCTTCTCGGTAATGACGCGGAACGGATTTAATCGCGTCCACACTTAGTGAAGTAACAGTAGGTAAAATCATAACTGTTAAAACAACAGTCGCCGCAGCAATCCCAAATCCACTTCCAGAAATATGATCGCGAATAAATGGAACGACTACGCTTAAGCCAATGAATCCATAAACAACAGATGGAATTCCAACTAATAATTCCATTACTGGTTGTAAAACTTTTTTCCCGAACTTAGGTGAAATTTCTACCATGAATATCGCTGCACCAATTGCGAGTGGTCCAGCAATACAAGCAGCAAAAAGCGTTACTGCAAATGAACCGATTATCATTGGCAACGCACCAACTAACGGATTTCCACTCGCATCTTTTTGTGAAGGGTTCCAGTCAGTACCAGTAATAAAATCAATGAAAGATACTTTGTTAACTGTAAATGTAGCTATCCCTTTTGAAATAACAAAAAACAAAATAGACGCAGCAGCAATGACCATAATTGAAATACAAATGAATGTAATAATCTTGCCTCTAGTTTCTAAATGCGCCTTTTTGGAAGTTTGTGTAAGCTTCTTTTCTTTTATCGCTTCCAAGTCACGTAAGCTCCTTTCTCCTCCCATGTTTTACTCCTAACATGGGTATACGTCTATCCTAAGATTACTAGGATAGACGCCCATTTCATTCTTTTTATTTTACGTCAGTTAGTTTACCAGATGAATCACGTTCCACTTTCATGGATTTGATTGATTGGTATCCTAGTTGTGGTACGATATTGTTTTGTACCTCATCAGAAGTCATATATTTTAAGAAAGTTTTTGTAAGGTCTTTAGGTTCCCCGTTTGTATACATGTGTTCATAAGACCAGATTTTCCAGTCATTTGTTGCTACTTTATCTTCAGTTGGTTCTACACCGTCAAGTGAAAGTCCTACTACAGAAGCATCAATGTAAGAAAATGCTAGGTAGCTGATTGCTCCAGGTGTTTCGCTAACGATTTTACGAACTGTACCAGATGAATCTTGTTCTTGTGCTTTTACTGGAGTCGCGCCATCAAGTCCCCATTTTTCAAAAGTAGCACGTGTTCCACTACCTTCTGCACGGTTGATGATAGTGATTTTTTCGTCTTTACCACCAACATCTTTCCAGTTAGTAGTTTTTCCAGTAAAAATGTCAATTAGTTGTTGTTTAGTGATGTTTTTAACGCCTACATCTTTATTTACTACAGGAGCCATTCCGACAACCGCTACACGATGGTCAACAAGTTTTGAAGCATCTACTCCATCTTTTTCTTCAGCAAATACGTCAGAGTTACCAATTTCTACTGCGCCTTGTTGTACTTGTGTTAAACCAGTTCCAGAACCGCCGCCTTGAACATTAATTTGCGCTTTTGGATTTGTATTTGTGAATTCTTTCGATGCTGCTTCCACTAATGGTTGAAGAGCTGTAGAGCCAACTGCTGTAATTGAGCCTGAAACTTCTTCCTTTTTACTTGATGAACCATTTGCTTTATCTGCTGAACTGCTGCCACTCCCACATGCCGCAACTACAAGCATTAAAGCTGCTAAAACTGCTACTATTCCCAAATACTTCTTTTTCATTATTTTATTCCCACCTTGTTTTTTTTAATTGTTATTCCTTACAAGTATCACTATAACTCTCTAGATTTAAGGTGGTGTGTAGCTAATGTTAAGTAATTGTAAATAAGCGGATTTTTTGTCGAAAATGTAAACTTTTTTGTGACTTTCTTTCAAACAGAAGGCAAAAGGGTAAATTATTGCGCTGATTTTTTTCGTTTCGTAAATATAATAAAAATATCCTGTCCGAAAGATTACATTCTTTCAAACAGGATATTTATTAGGCTTTTTTTGGTAAAGTGACTCGGAAGGTTGAGCCAACTTCTTCTTGGCTTTCTACTTCAATTCTTCCACCACAATTTTCAACAAGGTGCTTAACGATGGATAGTCCAAGTCCAGTTCCACCAGAATGCCTGCTACGCGCTTTGTCTACGCGGTAGAAGCGTTCAAACACGCGGTCGATATCTTTGGTTGGAATACCAATACCATTGTCAGTTACTTCTATAATAACTTCTGATTCACGTTCCATTAACTTCACTTCTACTTTTCCATCAACTGGTGTGTAATTAATCGCATTGGAAAGTAGATTGATTAAAATTTGTTGCAACTGGTCACGATTTGTTTCAATAATAACTGGCGGGACGGTTTTTTCAGGAGCAGATACTTGAATATTTTTTTCTGTTGCCAGTTCAAAAATCGTCCGGACAGATTGGTCAATAACATCATCTACATCAACAGTTCCCACATTTTCTGTCACAGGATTTTGTTCAATTCTAGAAAGCGCGAGGATATCCATAATTAAACGATGCAGACGATCACTTTCTTCTTTAATAATCGTTAAGAATTTTTTGAGTAGTGCTTCATCGTACATTGCGCCATCTAGTAATGTTTCCGCGAATCCTTTTAGAGCAGTTACTGGCGTTTTTAATTCGTGAGAAACATTAGTGACAAATTCGGAGCGAACGTTTTCTAAATGTCTAATTTGCGTAATATCATGGAGTAGCAATATAATCCCAGTAATTTCACCATCTTCAGCCAAAATTGGCGATACACTAGCATCCAAAATCATCTCACGCGGGAAATATAGAATGATTTCTTTTTGTTGCATCGTTTTTGTTTCAAAAGTAGCATCAATTAGCTGACTAAGCGCGAAACTTTTAATAACTTCATAGAAAGGTTTTCCAGTGATTTCTGTTTCACCTAATATTTGATACATCGTCCGGTTTGTCATAATTACTTGTTTGTCGGCATTAATAAGCATAACACCACTCACTAAGTTTTGAACGATGGCATTTAGTCGTTGTTCATTTTGCTTAATTTCAAACATTTGCGTTTCTAGACTTTCCGCGAGCATGTTAACACTAATGGACAAATCTTGTAATTCGCCGCTAACTTTGCCGTGGATTCGACTATCGTATTTATGATTAGCCAAATCTGTGGAAACTTCAATAATTTCTCTTACTGGTTTAGTGATTCTCCTAGCAATAAAAACACTGATACCCGCAATAATAATTAGTGCAATTCCAAAAATCAATGCTAAGTTTCCCCAAAGTTTAGCAACTGCTGTATCCACTGATTCAAGTGAAATGGAAATCCTTAAAACGCCATCTGTTTTATTTTGATGTTTAACTGGTACCGCCACATAAAGCATACTATAGCCAAGAGAATCACTTTCTCGGATAGAAATGCCTACTTTCTCACCTTTTTCTAAAATATCAGCTACTTCTGGACGGTTCATGTGGTTATCTAGGTTTTCTGGGTCCTTCTTAGTGTCGGCCACAACATCACCTTGACTATCAATTACCGTAATTCGCGCATCAATTTCATCACTTAAAGGATCAAGCGTCTTTTGAATTTCCGCCGCATCTTGATCTAAATCCAAATGCTCCATGTTCGTAGTTTGCAGTAAAATTTTTGCGTCATCTTCTAATTGGTTTTCTTTCATATTTAAATAAGTCGATTTCATTAACTCTCCGGAAAAAATTCCAACCATGACCATCACAACGAAAAAAAGAATAAAAAAGGACAACCCAATTTTCAGCCATAGTTTTTTCATTATTTTACATTCTCCATTTTGTAACCAAAGCCACGAATCGTTTTAATATACTTCGGTTGTTTCGTATCGATTTCAATTTTATCGCGCAAGTGGCTTACATGTACGTCAACAATCCGCGTTTCCCCAACATAGTCATAATTCCAAACCGTATCAAGCAATTGATCTCGTGAAAAAACTTTTCCACGATGATTAGCAAGAAATAATAGTAGCTCGAATTCTTTTGGAGTTAAGTCTAACAAATCATCATGCAAATAAACTTCATAACTTTCTGGCAAAATTTTCAAATCACCAATTAAAATTGTCGCTTCTACTTCTTCTGTATTTTCTTCTATAACTTCTGCCTTGCCTTCTGTCCTTCTTAAAATGGCTTTAATCCGCGCCACTACTTCACGTGGGCTAAATGGTTTCGTCATATAATCATCTGCACCAAGCTCGAGACCAATGATTTTATCTAGCTCTTCATCTTTCGCCGTTAGCATTAATATCGGAACATCTACTTTATTTTGACGAAGTTTCTTTGTTACTTCAATCCCATCCATCTCAGGAAGCATTAAATCAAGTACAATTAAATCCGGTTTTTCTGATAAAGCTAATTCGTACCCTGCTCTACCATCCTCCGCTGTCACCACTCCAAATCCTGCTTTTTCAATATTAAATTGCAGTAAGGTAACAATAGAAGCCTCATCATCAACTACAAGAATTTTTACCAACTTACTTCCCATCCCTTCTTTATGTAACCCTATTTATCTAAAATATAGCATGAATTAACCTTTTTCGGGTAGAAATGCCTTTATATTAATCTTATCTTTACAAAAACTTAAAACACCAATGCTGCTTTCGAAAACAACACTGGTGTCTAATAATTATCTCGGCTCGACTAAAAGTAATCCAAGTTCAAATGATTCGTTCTCATAAAGTGCTGTTTGTTCAAAACGAGGCTCTCCATTGTTATCAATTACTTTAATTTTGCAAAAAGCTCGGTTTAAATTAAGCGCATCATATAATCCTTCGCGAGTATGAATTGCTTGCCCGTTAACTTCTGTAATTTTCTCCCCAGCTTTTAAATTTAAACGTGCTGATGGAGTGGCTTCGCGTGCCCCAAGAACAACAATTCCATCAGGCTGCGGACCGAATTTTTTCGGAAGTAACTGTTCTGCGCGATAATGACGATAGGAAATCCAAAACCGGCCAATCACAGCAAACATGAACGCAAACAAAGTGAGAATTGGCATCATAATCCCTAATAAGCCAGCAACAGCAATAATAGTGGCAAGCGTGGTTACTTGTAAAGCGATTTTCCGACTAGCCGCTTCTGGTAATTGACCTTGCACCCGTTGTTGGAAGCCAATAAATAGTGGCAAAATAATTAATGAATAGGAATGGGCGCCAATTGTAAACACCGGCCACCATTCAAAAATCTTCGTAAAAACATCACCCGGGATAAAAACCACTAGCGGTACAAACCAAAGTTTTCTTAATTGAAATGAACCAACTAATTTTCCCCGTTTACTTTTTCTGAGTGATGGTGCCGGATTTTTTGCACTTGTATACTGAATAAGGAAAGCTTCCACAAACAACAGTATCGACAGTAAAAACGTCATCGAAATCATAAAATTATCAATAAAAACCGCATCATATCCAAATGCTTCGTTCATAAACGGTGATAAGTTAATATCAAAATAATAGCAGAAATAAAAAGTCAGACTCGTAATACCGATAGTAAATGCTGTCGAACTAAATCGAAACATCCCAATAAGCATCAAGAAACAAATAATTGTATTGAAAATCGCAATCCACTCAATAGTTACACTAAAGCCAATCACTACACTAACGATTGACAGGCATAAACCG from the Listeria seeligeri serovar 1/2b str. SLCC3954 genome contains:
- the pstB gene encoding phosphate ABC transporter ATP-binding protein PstB, with the translated sequence MLTKKPEINSILQTTPDPHSLPAAMATEDLHVYYGDNHAIKGVDLTFPENKVTALIGPSGCGKSTYLRALNRMNDEIDGCRMEGQILYDGININRKEVDLYNVRKEIGMVFQKPNPFTKSIFENVAFGLKRHGMKNKKEIMERVEKSLRRAALWDEVKDDLGKSALSLSGGQQQRLCIARAVAMQPKVLLLDEPASALDPISTSKIEDLINELKNKYTIIIVTHNMQQAARVSDYTSFFYLGEVVEFSGTSELFTNPQEKQTEDYISGNFG
- the pstA gene encoding phosphate ABC transporter permease PstA → MNVKTKDKIATGVFYAIAVLIVVILASLLGYILVKGVPQLSWKFLTTPPQSFQAGGGIGPEIWNSFYMLLITMLISVPISLGAGIYMAEYARKNWITDLIRTTIEVLSSLPSIVVGLFGFLVFVIQMGWSFSVISGALTLTIFNLPLLIRVVEEALTAIPNTQREAGLALGLSRWETITRVLVPAALPAIITGVILAAGRVFGEAAALIFTAGQSTPVLDFTDWNPVSPVSPLNIFRPAETLAVHIWKINGEGIMPDAQAVSDGASAVLIISVLLFNILARLLGKVVYKRMTSS
- the pstC gene encoding phosphate ABC transporter permease subunit PstC, yielding MEAIKEKKLTQTSKKAHLETRGKIITFICISIMVIAAASILFFVISKGIATFTVNKVSFIDFITGTDWNPSQKDASGNPLVGALPMIIGSFAVTLFAACIAGPLAIGAAIFMVEISPKFGKKVLQPVMELLVGIPSVVYGFIGLSVVVPFIRDHISGSGFGIAAATVVLTVMILPTVTSLSVDAIKSVPRHYREASLALGATRFQTIWKVVLRSSRSGILTAIVFGMARAFGEALAVQMVIGNSAVIPTSLFEPASTLTSILTMGMGNTVMGTLDNNILWSLAMVLLAMSLFFIIVIRFIGRRRKVK
- a CDS encoding phosphate ABC transporter substrate-binding protein, which produces MKKKYLGIVAVLAALMLVVAACGSGSSSADKANGSSSKKEEVSGSITAVGSTALQPLVEAASKEFTNTNPKAQINVQGGGSGTGLTQVQQGAVEIGNSDVFAEEKDGVDASKLVDHRVAVVGMAPVVNKDVGVKNITKQQLIDIFTGKTTNWKDVGGKDEKITIINRAEGSGTRATFEKWGLDGATPVKAQEQDSSGTVRKIVSETPGAISYLAFSYIDASVVGLSLDGVEPTEDKVATNDWKIWSYEHMYTNGEPKDLTKTFLKYMTSDEVQNNIVPQLGYQSIKSMKVERDSSGKLTDVK
- the pnpS gene encoding two-component system histidine kinase PnpS, with the protein product MKKLWLKIGLSFFILFFVVMVMVGIFSGELMKSTYLNMKENQLEDDAKILLQTTNMEHLDLDQDAAEIQKTLDPLSDEIDARITVIDSQGDVVADTKKDPENLDNHMNRPEVADILEKGEKVGISIRESDSLGYSMLYVAVPVKHQNKTDGVLRISISLESVDTAVAKLWGNLALIFGIALIIIAGISVFIARRITKPVREIIEVSTDLANHKYDSRIHGKVSGELQDLSISVNMLAESLETQMFEIKQNEQRLNAIVQNLVSGVMLINADKQVIMTNRTMYQILGETEITGKPFYEVIKSFALSQLIDATFETKTMQQKEIILYFPREMILDASVSPILAEDGEITGIILLLHDITQIRHLENVRSEFVTNVSHELKTPVTALKGFAETLLDGAMYDEALLKKFLTIIKEESDRLHRLIMDILALSRIEQNPVTENVGTVDVDDVIDQSVRTIFELATEKNIQVSAPEKTVPPVIIETNRDQLQQILINLLSNAINYTPVDGKVEVKLMERESEVIIEVTDNGIGIPTKDIDRVFERFYRVDKARSRHSGGTGLGLSIVKHLVENCGGRIEVESQEEVGSTFRVTLPKKA
- a CDS encoding response regulator transcription factor; this encodes MVKILVVDDEASIVTLLQFNIEKAGFGVVTAEDGRAGYELALSEKPDLIVLDLMLPEMDGIEVTKKLRQNKVDVPILMLTAKDEELDKIIGLELGADDYMTKPFSPREVVARIKAILRRTEGKAEVIEENTEEVEATILIGDLKILPESYEVYLHDDLLDLTPKEFELLLFLANHRGKVFSRDQLLDTVWNYDYVGETRIVDVHVSHLRDKIEIDTKQPKYIKTIRGFGYKMENVK
- a CDS encoding S1C family serine protease, whose translation is MDVFMEILKGIGRLFLQPALYVGIILVIIAGFNRVKWERKSFSIRVYSPWLELKNFFGIGLLFGLCLSIVSVVIGFSVTIEWIAIFNTIICFLMLIGMFRFSSTAFTIGITSLTFYFCYYFDINLSPFMNEAFGYDAVFIDNFMISMTFLLSILLFVEAFLIQYTSAKNPAPSLRKSKRGKLVGSFQLRKLWFVPLVVFIPGDVFTKIFEWWPVFTIGAHSYSLIILPLFIGFQQRVQGQLPEAASRKIALQVTTLATIIAVAGLLGIMMPILTLFAFMFAVIGRFWISYRHYRAEQLLPKKFGPQPDGIVVLGAREATPSARLNLKAGEKITEVNGQAIHTREGLYDALNLNRAFCKIKVIDNNGEPRFEQTALYENESFELGLLLVEPR